A window of the Kosakonia radicincitans DSM 16656 genome harbors these coding sequences:
- a CDS encoding terminase ATPase subunit family protein has translation MTITTDTTLLNDPRRQAALLYWQGFSVPQIAEMLQTRRPTVQSWKQRDGWDETAPLDRVGNTLEARLIQLYAKPELTAHDFKVADFLARQMERFARINRYGQTGNEADLNPNVANRNKGDRKKPKKNFFSEEAVEKLEEIFFDQSFAYQLGWHKAGLEHRIRHILKSRQIGATFYFAREALLRALKTGHNQIFLSASKTQAHVFRKYIIAFARLVDVDLTGDPIVIGNNGAELLFLGTNSNTAQSHNGDLYVDEIFWIPNFQRLRKVASGMASQKHLRTTYFSTPSSLGHGAYPFWSGELFNRGRASASERVDIDISHAALARGVACADGQWRQIVTIEDALAGGCTLFDLDALRQENSADDFRNLFMCEFVDDKASVFPFEELQRCMVDSMEEWEDYAPFADRPFGHRVVWIGYDPSHRGDSAGCVVIAPPLVAGGKFRILERHQWKGMDFATQAESIRELTQKYNVEYIGIDATGLGQGVFQLVRSFYPAARDIRYTPEMKTAMVLKAKDTITRGCLEYDVSATDITQSFMSIRKTMTSSGRSATYEASRTEEASHADLAWATMHVLINEPLTAASGQSSSSILEFY, from the coding sequence ATGACCATCACCACCGACACCACACTCTTAAATGACCCGCGACGACAGGCGGCGCTGTTGTACTGGCAGGGCTTTTCCGTGCCACAAATCGCGGAGATGTTGCAGACCAGACGCCCGACGGTGCAGAGCTGGAAACAGCGCGACGGATGGGACGAGACCGCCCCGTTAGACCGGGTGGGAAATACCTTAGAAGCACGGTTAATCCAGCTTTACGCCAAACCGGAGCTGACCGCGCACGACTTCAAGGTCGCTGACTTTCTGGCGCGTCAGATGGAGCGCTTCGCGCGTATTAACCGCTACGGGCAGACCGGCAACGAGGCCGATCTCAATCCGAACGTGGCGAACCGCAACAAAGGCGATCGCAAAAAGCCGAAAAAGAATTTTTTCAGCGAGGAGGCGGTCGAAAAACTGGAGGAGATTTTCTTTGACCAGTCTTTCGCCTATCAGCTCGGCTGGCATAAAGCGGGGCTTGAACACCGCATCCGGCACATTCTCAAATCCCGCCAGATTGGCGCGACGTTTTATTTCGCCCGCGAGGCGCTGTTACGCGCCCTGAAAACCGGCCATAACCAGATATTTTTATCCGCCTCAAAAACGCAGGCGCATGTGTTCCGTAAATACATCATCGCGTTTGCCAGGCTGGTAGATGTTGACCTTACCGGCGATCCGATTGTCATCGGCAACAACGGCGCGGAATTGCTGTTTCTCGGCACCAACTCCAACACCGCGCAGAGCCACAACGGCGACCTGTATGTCGATGAAATTTTCTGGATACCCAACTTCCAGCGGCTGCGCAAAGTGGCGTCGGGCATGGCCTCGCAAAAACACCTGCGCACGACCTATTTTTCGACGCCCTCCTCGCTGGGGCATGGCGCATATCCGTTCTGGTCAGGCGAGCTGTTTAACCGGGGGCGCGCCAGCGCCAGCGAACGGGTTGATATTGATATCAGCCATGCGGCATTAGCGCGCGGCGTGGCCTGCGCAGACGGGCAGTGGCGGCAGATTGTCACCATTGAGGACGCGCTCGCCGGGGGCTGTACCCTGTTTGACCTGGATGCACTGCGCCAGGAGAACAGCGCAGATGACTTCCGCAACCTGTTTATGTGTGAGTTTGTCGATGACAAGGCGTCGGTGTTCCCGTTCGAGGAGCTGCAGCGCTGCATGGTTGACAGCATGGAGGAGTGGGAGGATTACGCGCCGTTCGCCGACCGGCCATTTGGTCATCGCGTGGTGTGGATTGGTTACGACCCGTCGCACCGTGGTGACAGTGCCGGTTGCGTGGTGATCGCGCCGCCGCTGGTTGCCGGGGGTAAATTCCGCATTCTGGAGCGCCATCAGTGGAAAGGAATGGATTTTGCGACACAGGCCGAGTCTATCCGCGAGCTCACGCAAAAATACAACGTGGAATACATCGGGATTGATGCGACCGGGCTCGGTCAGGGCGTGTTTCAGCTTGTGCGCTCCTTCTACCCGGCAGCGCGTGACATTCGCTACACCCCGGAAATGAAAACCGCAATGGTGCTGAAAGCCAAAGACACCATCACGCGCGGTTGCCTCGAATACGACGTGAGCGCAACCGACATCACACAGTCGTTTATGTCCATCCGCAAAACCATGACCAGCAGCGGGCGCAGCGCCACCTATGAGGCCAGCCGCACCGAAGAAGCCAGCCACGCGGATCTCGCCTGGGCCACCATGCACGTACTGATTAACGAACCGCTGACCGCCGCGAGCGGCCAGTCCTCATCCTCAATTCTGGAGTTTTATTAA